TTTGCGTGAAGGAAGCCTCCGGCAACTTGTCGCAAATGGCGCAAATTATTGAACATGCTCCGGAAGGCTTTGAGTTGTACAGTGGTGATGATGGCTTAACCTTGCCGATCCTGTCTATCGGGGGAGTGGGCATTGTCAGTGTGGCGAGTCACGTGGTTGGCCGCCCTATGACGGACATGATGGACGCTTATTTTGCAGGTAATTACGCCGAGGCAGCAAGACTCCATCGAAAGCTATTGCCGATTTTTGAAGGTCTCTTTGCCTACCCGAGCCCTGGTCCGACCAAGGTCGCTTTAGAAAAGCTCGGCGTTCAAGTAGGGGGCGTTCGACTGCCTTTAGTCGAGTTGAACGAACAAGAAAAAGCATTTGTGCATTCTCTGCTTGTGTAACTCCATAGAAGATCAAGAGCCATTCCAGCCGGGGATGGCTCTTTTTCCTTGTGTTCATGATTTCACTTCGGGTATAATAAGAACAAGTGATTTGGGGCGGTTTTTTTGAGTGGACATGACAACTAAATATAGGAGGTTACACGTTTTGGCAAAGTCGAATCACTCTGTTCTCGTTTTCGCCCTGGGCGGAGTCGGCGAAATTGGGAAGAATATGTACGTGGTACAAAGCGGTGACGACATCGTAGTGATTGATGCCGGATTGAAATTCCCAGAAGAGGAAATGCTGGGGATTGATATGGTTATTCCGGATATCACCTACTTGGAGGAACATCGCGACAAGGTTCGGGGTATTATTATTACGCATGGACACGAAGACCACATCGGCGGCCTCAGCTACGTGCTGAAGCATTTGAAAGTCCCGGTTTATGCGACAAAACTTACCCTTGGTTTAATTGATGCAAAGTTAAAAGAAGCGGGCATCCTAAACGAAACAAAACGCGTATTGATCAACAGCGACTCGGAAGTCGTTCTCGGAAAGATGAAGGCGACCTTTTTCCGCGTAAACCACAGCATCCCGGATTGTGTAGGGGTATGCCTGGATACGCCAGAAGGTTACATCGTTCATACAGGAGACTTCAAGTTCGATCAAACACCTGTTAACAATCAGGTAGCTGATCTGGCAAAAATGGCGATGATCGGTGACAGAGGCGTTTTGTGCTTGCTCTCTGACAGTACGAATTCAGAACGGCCTGGATTTACCGGATCAGAACGCTCTGTAGGCAAAGCACTCATGGATGTGTTCAGCAAAGCATCTGGACGTATTGTTGTTTCTACGTTTGCATCAAATGTTCACCGCATTCAACAAGTGGTGGACGCTGCAGCACAGTTCAACCGTAAATTGACGGTTGTTGGCCGGAGCATGCAAAATGTTATTAATATCAGCAGAGACCTGGGATATTTACTAGTTCCTGAAGGCTTGATTGTTGAGATCGATGAAATCAACAAGCTGAATGCTGAACAAGTCGTTATTTTATCAACTGGAAGCCAAGGAGAGCCTATGTCCGCGCTCACTCGGATGGCCCGATCCGCCCATCGGAAAATTGACATCCTTCCAGGGGATACCGTAATTATTGCAGCCACTCCCATTCCAGGGAATGAAAAATATGTGGCGCGCACGATCGATCAGTTATCGCGCATTGGTGCAGATGTCATTTATGGTGGCCATGGACCAAACGGAACCGTCCACGTCTCCGGTCATGGTAGCCAAGAGGAATTGCGCCTGATGCTTAACTTAATGAAGCCTAAGTACTTTATTCCCGTTCACGGTGAATATCGCATGCTGAAAACACATGCCTTACTCGCTGAACAGGTTGGCATTCCTGAAGAAAACACGTTCTTGCTGGATAACGGCGATACAGTTGAATTCTTAGGGGGCAAGGCCCGTTACGGTGGAAAAGTCCATGCTGGCAACGTTTTGATTGACGGCTTGGGTGTTGGTGATGTTGGAAACATCGTACTTAGAGATCGCAAATTACTGTCACAAGATGGCATACTGGTAGTTGTCGTTACACTCAGCAAACAAAATGGCACGATTTTGTCAGGTCCAGACATCATTTCTCGCGGTTTCGTATACGTGCGTGAATCCGAAGAGCTGCTGGATGAGGCAAATCGCATAGTGACCCAAACACTTGTCAAATGCATGGAAGAAAATGTGAATGAATGGTCTTCACTGAAAAATAACGTAAAAGATTCATTAGGTCGTTATCTGTACGAGCAAACGCGCAGACGTCCGATGATCTTGCCGATTATCATGGAAGTGTAGGATCACGATAAAGAGCTGGAAATCCTTTGGGAAAAGGGTTTCTGGCTCTTTTTGCCTTTGGGGGCGCATGATTTTTCTTCCGCTTATCCATACTACAGAGGAAAGTGAGGGAGGATCATCCATGTCGAATCAACAATTTAGCGATTTTTTAAATAGGCCGCCGTTTGGGAACACAGCGGTAACTAGTAAGGAATCCCAGCCACAATCACCAACTGATGATCAG
The window above is part of the Brevibacillus antibioticus genome. Proteins encoded here:
- a CDS encoding ribonuclease J; amino-acid sequence: MTTKYRRLHVLAKSNHSVLVFALGGVGEIGKNMYVVQSGDDIVVIDAGLKFPEEEMLGIDMVIPDITYLEEHRDKVRGIIITHGHEDHIGGLSYVLKHLKVPVYATKLTLGLIDAKLKEAGILNETKRVLINSDSEVVLGKMKATFFRVNHSIPDCVGVCLDTPEGYIVHTGDFKFDQTPVNNQVADLAKMAMIGDRGVLCLLSDSTNSERPGFTGSERSVGKALMDVFSKASGRIVVSTFASNVHRIQQVVDAAAQFNRKLTVVGRSMQNVINISRDLGYLLVPEGLIVEIDEINKLNAEQVVILSTGSQGEPMSALTRMARSAHRKIDILPGDTVIIAATPIPGNEKYVARTIDQLSRIGADVIYGGHGPNGTVHVSGHGSQEELRLMLNLMKPKYFIPVHGEYRMLKTHALLAEQVGIPEENTFLLDNGDTVEFLGGKARYGGKVHAGNVLIDGLGVGDVGNIVLRDRKLLSQDGILVVVVTLSKQNGTILSGPDIISRGFVYVRESEELLDEANRIVTQTLVKCMEENVNEWSSLKNNVKDSLGRYLYEQTRRRPMILPIIMEV